Part of the Candidatus Krumholzibacteriia bacterium genome, CATCACGCCGTGGAACTTCCCGCTCAATCTGCCGGCCCACAAGATCGCACCCGCCCTCGCCGTCGGCTGCCCCTTCATCCTGAAGCCCGCGAGCTGGACGCCCGTCGGCGCCCTGTTGCTCGGCGAGATCCTGGCCGAGACCGATCTGCCGCTCGGCGCTTTCTCCATCTTGCCCTGCCCGGGCCGGGATGCGGCACCGCTCGTGGAGGACGAACGCCTCAAGCTCCTCAGCTTCACCGGCTCCCAGGACGTCGGCTGGGACCTGAAGCGGCGCGCCGGCAAGAAGAAGGTGGCGCTGGAGCTGGGGGGCAACGCCGCCGTGCTCGTGGACGCCGATGCCGACCTCGACGACGCAGTGCAGCGCATCGTCTTCGGCGCCTTCTACCAGTCCGGGCAGAGCTGCATCTCGGTGCAGCGCATCCTGGCGCACGCTGCCGTATACGACGCCTTCCGAGACAAGCTGGTGACGGCGACCAGGGCTCTCGTGCTTGGCGATCCGAAGGAAGAGAACACTTTCCTCGGCCCCATGATCTCAGAAGCCGACGCGGCGCGACTCGAGACCTGGATCCAAGCTGCGACAAGGCGCGGGGCCCGCGTGCTCTGCGGCGGCGGCAGGCGCGGCGCGCTCCTCGAAGCGACGCTGGTGGAGAACGTGCCGCGCGACGCCGACCTCTCCTGTCGCGAAGCCTTCGGCCCCGTCGCGGTGTTATCCCGCTTCGACGACTTCGATGCCGCCCTCGCCGAGATCAACGACAGCGCCTACGGTTTGCAGGCCGGTGTCTTCACGCGGGATCTCTACAAGGCGCTCCACGCCTGGGAGGTGCTGGAGGTGGGCGGTGTCCTCGTCGGCGAGGTGCCGTCCTGGCGGGTGGACCACATGCCCTACGGCGGGGTGAAGGAGAGCGGCCTCGGCCGCGAAGGCATCCGCTTCGCCATGGAGGAGATGACCGAGATCCGTTTGCTCGCCATCCGCCCGCCACCCTGAGCGGGCCCGTGTCACGGCGTCCGGCTCCGAAGACCTAGCGGTCCGACGCCCCGGAGATCTTCCAACCCCTCACTTCAGCAAGAGAAGCTTCTCCGACAGACTCGCACCACCGGCATCGAGGCGCGCCAGGTAGAGACCTGACGCCACCGGGCGACCGAGGGCGTCGGTGCCGTCCCAGAAGACGGAACCGGATCCCGGCGGTCGGATCGCATCGAGGAGGAGCGCGATTCTCCGGCCGTCGGGAGCGTAGATGGCGAGACGGACATGCTGTCGCGCTGGAAGGACGAAAGGAATCATGACCCGCGGATTGAACGGATTCGGGTGGGGTGGCAAGAGCTGCACGACGGGAGGCGGCGCTGCGAGCACCACCGTCTCCTGGCCGAGAAGAACCCAAGGCGCGCCGGCTTCCTGGGCGTAGAGGGAATACCTCACCGACCCGGCGCCGGCGAGATGGGGCGACTCGTCCATGGCAACGAACTCTCGCGGACCGACAGAGGTGAAGGGCACCGTCCACTCCGCGCCCCCGGCGCTCGCTTGCAGGCGGAATTCGGCGGAAGCACTGGAAGCCTCCACCTCCCAGCGAATCCGGACCGAGCCAGAGCTCGCCACCGCGCTCAGCTGCCGCAGGAAGACCGGCGTCGGCCCGAGACCCATCTCTTGCAGGAGCACATGCTGCACCAGGCGTGCGTGCGAATTCGATTCGAGATAGTAGGGTTCGAAGCCGCAGAGGGCGAGATTGTAGTGCTGATCGTC contains:
- a CDS encoding aldehyde dehydrogenase family protein, with the protein product ITPWNFPLNLPAHKIAPALAVGCPFILKPASWTPVGALLLGEILAETDLPLGAFSILPCPGRDAAPLVEDERLKLLSFTGSQDVGWDLKRRAGKKKVALELGGNAAVLVDADADLDDAVQRIVFGAFYQSGQSCISVQRILAHAAVYDAFRDKLVTATRALVLGDPKEENTFLGPMISEADAARLETWIQAATRRGARVLCGGGRRGALLEATLVENVPRDADLSCREAFGPVAVLSRFDDFDAALAEINDSAYGLQAGVFTRDLYKALHAWEVLEVGGVLVGEVPSWRVDHMPYGGVKESGLGREGIRFAMEEMTEIRLLAIRPPP